In the genome of Egicoccus sp. AB-alg2, the window GTCTTGGCCCGGTTGAGTTCCGCCAGGGCCTGGGCCCGGGCGCGTTCCTGCTCGGCGGCGCGGACGTCCGCCAGCGCCTTGGCGACCTGGTCGCCGACCAGCGCGAGGAAGTTCTCGTACTCCTCGTCCCACGGGCGCTGGGCGTTGACGCCGGTGACCAGCACGCTGGTGACCTCGGCCGCGCCCGGGTCCCGCAACGGCTGCACGTAGGCCTGCCGCGGCGAGGGCCCGTCCAGCGGTTCGAGCGCGTCGTCGAGCCAGCCGGGCACCTTCACCAGCGCCGGACCGTCCAGGACCACCTTTGCCAGCTCGAACGGTGCGTCGCGGTCCAGCGGGCAGCTCTGCCCGACCAGCTCGGGGTCCAGTGACGACTGGGCGTCGAGGCAGGCCTTCTCGCCGTCGACGAGGTACAGGGCGGCAAAGGCCACGTCACCGCGATCCTCGCCGAGCACCGGCAGCAGGGCGGCCGGAGCGCCCTCGGAGGAGGTGAGCTCGCGGGCGCGGTCGCTCAGCCGGCCGAGCACCCGCAGGCGGCGGTCCTGCAGCACCCGTTCGGTCGTCTCCGTCACGGCGGTGAAGATGCCGTCGATGCGTCCGTCGGCGCCGGGCACGGGGCTGTAGGAGAAGGTGAAGTAGCTCTCCTCGACGCTGCCGCTGCGGTCTATCCGCAGCAACTGGTCCTCGGACCACGTGGCCTCACCGCTCATGGCCTGGTCGAGCATCGGACCGATGACGTCCCAGATCTCCGGCCACACCCGCCGGCCGGGGGCCCCCATCGAGGCCGGGTGCTTGTCGCCCAGGATCACCCGGTAGGCGTCGTTGTAGAGCATGACCAGCTCGTCGCCCCACCAGATCAGCATGGGGAACTTGGACGCGAGGCAGACGTCCAGCGCCGTGCGCAGGTTCTGCGGCCAGTGCTCGGCGGGCCCGAGCGGCGTGGCCGCCCAGTCGATCCCGTCGATCAGGGACGCGCAGGCGGCATCGTCGATGTGTTCGTGCAAGTCCCCGTCCCGCGGCTCGAGAGGTGGGCAATGGGCGAGGATTCAACACCACCGGGTATCGGCTCCGAACGGTCGGCGCGGTCGGGAACGACCCGGAAAGCGGCAAACCCGCCACGACGGGTCGTGGCGGGCCTGCAGGCGGGGTTCGCGGATGGTGATAGGTCAGCCGACCAGACCCTGCTCCTGGAGCCATTCGCCGGCGATCTCGTTGGGTGCGAGCCCCTCGGCCGCGCGGCTGTTGAGGTCGATGAGCACCTCGGTGGTGAGCTGGGCGCTGATGCCGTCGATGAGCGAGACCAGGTCGTCGCCGTAGGCGTCGACGACCTCGGTGCGCAGCACCGGCACGATGTTCTCCGGCGGCACGATGGCGTCGGGGTCCTCCAGGCGCACCAGCGACTCGTCGGCCAGCGGCGGGTCGGTGGAGAACAGCAGGATCACGTCGACGTCACCGGCCTGCAGCGCGGCCAGGCGGGCGGCCGACTCCTGGATGGACTCGAACTCCACGTCCAGGCCGTAGCCTTCGGTGAGGCCGAGCAGGCAGGTGTCGCGCTCCTCGCACTCGGGCGGACCGGCGAACGTGATGGCCGTGCCCTGCAGGTCGGCCAGCGAGCTCACGCCGTTCTGCTCGGCGAACTCGGCGGTGGTCACGAACGCGTTGGCGTTCTCCGCCGGCGCCGGCTCCAGCACCGTGACGTCGTCCTCCTCGAAGGCGGCCCGGAGTGCCTCGACGCCGCTGTCGACGTCGGTGGGCGCCTCCTCGCCGAAGCCGACCACCAGGGCCGAGCCGAGGTACTCGGGCAGGAAGTCGAGGTTGCCGCCCGACAGCTCCGGGAAGATCAGCTCACGGGCGCCGAGGTCCAGCTCGCGGCCGACCGGGTAGCCGGCGTCCTCCATCGCCTGGCCGTAGATCTCCGCCAGGATGGTCGACTCCGGGAAGTTGAACGACGCCACCGCGATCTCCGGGCCCTCGGGCACCTCGGTGTCGGCGCCCTGCGGCTCCTCCTCGGCGGGGTCGCCGGTCTGCGCGTCGGGGGTCTCCTCAGCGTCCTCGCCGTCGCCGCCGCAGGCCGCGAGCAGCAGCGCGAGCGCTGCCACCGGGGCGAGCGTGCGGGTCAGGCGGCGCCGGCGGCCGGCGCGCGCCGCAACGGTACGCATGGGTCGTTCCTCTCGGTCAGGTCGGTTCGGGAGCGTAGGCGGGGGTCGCGGACCGGAGCGGTCCGCGGCACGAGGTGGTCAGCCGGCGGCGCCGGCACGGTTGGCGACGTCGGCGAGGGCGGTGTCGTCGCGGACGCCGCTGGGGACCAGCAGCCGTTCCAGACGCGTGAAGGCGACGTCGGCGAGCAGGGTCAGGGCGGCCAGCAGCAGCGCGCCCGCGAGCACGATGTGGCGGGCGCCGGCGCCGCGCGCGAACCCGTCGACGACGTAGCGGCCGAGCCCGCCGCCGTTGGTGACGATCGCGCCGATCGCGGTGGTGGCGATGACCTGCAGGAACGCGATGCGCACGCCGGCGAGCATCACCGGGCTGGCCAGCGGCAGCTCGATCTGGCGCAGCACCTGCCCTTCGGTGTAGCCCATGCCGCGGGCCGCCTCGACGGTGGCGGCGTCGACGCCGCGCACGGCCGTGTAGGTGTTGGTGAACACCGGCGGCATCGCCAGCGCGGTCAGCGCCAGCACGAGCGGCCAGAACTGGGTGCCGACCCAGCCGGTGCGGGTTGCCAGGAGCCAGAACAGCACGATCAGGCCGAACGAGGGGATGGCGCGGCCGAGGTTGACCACGGCGGAGGCGGCCGCCTCGGCCCGGCGGTGATGGGCGAGGAAGAGCGCCGGCGGGATCGCCAGCCCGACCGCCAGCAGGATCGCGACCAGCGACACCCACAGGTGCTGCATGGTGCGGAACGGCACGCCGGCCGGGTCGGTGAGGCTCCACCGGACGGGCTCGGCCAGCCAGGCGGCCGTGTCGCCGAACAGCTCGATCATGCCGGCAGCCTCCGCCGCGCCCACGGGGTCAGCGCCCGCTCGACGCCCAGCAGCAGCACGTCGATGACGATGGCCAGCACGACCGACAGCAGCGTGCCGACCACGATCATGCTGGGGAACGGTGGCAGGGTCCGGAACCCGCGCAGGATGAAGGCGCCCAGCCCGCCGCGGCCGAGCAGCGCGGTCACCGTCACCAGCCCGATCACGGTCACCGACGCGATCCGCAGCCCGGCGACGATGACCGGCAGCGCCAGCGGCAGCTCGATCTCCAGGAACCGGCGCCCGCGCCGGTAGCCCATCCCGTCGGCGGCCTCGAGTACCTCGGCGGGCACGCCCTCGATGCCGGCGACGATGTTCCGCACCAGGATCAGGATCGTGTAGGTGATCAGCGCGATGATGGCGACCTGGTCGCCGATGCCGGTGAACGGCACCAGCAGCGCGAACAGCGCCAGCGACGGGATCGTGTACAGCACCCCGCCGAACGCCAGGATCGGCGCGAGCGTGCGTCGGTAGCCCAGGGCGACCAGCGCCAGGCCGAGCGAGATCAGCAGTCCGAAGCCGACGGCCACGACCGTGAAGTACAGGTGCTGGAGGGTCTGCGCCCAGATCCAGTCGGCGTTGCGCACGACCCAGTCCCACTCCAGCAGCGGGCGGGTGGCCTGGGCGACCACGGCCGTGCTCACGTCGCGAGCCGCCGGGCGACGTCCTCGATGAACAACATGCCGAGGTAGTGCGGCCCGTCGGTGACGACGGCGACCTGGTTGCGGGTGGTCACGATCGCATCCAGCGCGCCACGCAGCGACGTGTCGCCCTTGATGACGACCCGGAACTCGCGGGTGTCGTGGTCGCCGACGCGGCGGGTGGGGTCGAGGTCGTCGACCCACAGCCAGCCGCGCAGTTCGTCGCCGTCGAGCACCCCGATCCAGTCGACGCCTTCCTCGGTGGCGACGCGGCGGGCGTCGTCGGCGGAGGCGGTCGCATCCACGACCGGGCCGCGGACGAGGTCGCCGTCGGACGCGGACAGCAGCGACAGCTGCTTGAGGGCGAGTTCGGCGCCGAGGAAGGAGCGCACGAAGTCGTTGGCGGGGGAACGCAGCAGCTCGGTGGGGGTGGCGTACTGCTCCAGCACCCCGCCGACGTTGAGGATGGCGATGCGGTCGCCGAGCTTGATGGCCTCGTCGATGTCGTGGGTGACGAACACGATGGTCTTGCCGAGCTCGCGCTGCAGCTCCAGCAGCTGGTCCTGCAGGCGGGTGCGCACGAGCGGGTCGACGGCGCCGTAGGGCTCGTCCATGAGCAGCACGGGCGGGTCGGCGGCCAGGGCCCGGGCGACCCCGACACGCTGACGTTGCCCGCCGGAGAGCTCGGAGGGATACCTCGACGCCAGTGCCGGGTCGAGGTCCATGCGCTGGAGCAGCTCGGTGGTGCGGGCCTGGATGCGGTCCTTGTCCCAGCCGAGCAGGCGCGGGACGGTGGCGACGTTCTGGCCGATGGTCTTGTGCGGGAACAGCCCGATCTGCTGGATGACGTAGCCGATGTCGCGGCGCAGCTCGTGCGGGGCCCGCTGGGTGGTGTCGGTGCCGTCGAGGAGGACCGTGCCGCTGGTGGGCTCGATGATCCGGTTGATCATCTTGAGCGTGGTGGTCTTGCCGCAGCCCGAGGGGCCGACGAGCACCACGACCTCGCCGCGCGGGACGGTGAGGCTGAGCCCGTCCACGGCCGGCGTGTCGCTTCCGGGGAAGCGCTTGGTGAGCTGCCGCAGCTCGATCATCGACTCCCCGCCGGCGGGCGAGGCGGGAGCCGGCGCCGGGGCGGTCTGTTGCACGCGGGTCTCCTGTCCGGCGGGCTCGCGGCGGGCACGAAGCCTAGGCGAGCCCGGCAGGGCCCGGTGGGAGCCGGACCGTGGCGTGTTCGGAGCTACGGTCCTCCCGGCCGGGTGACCGGACCATGGACGAAAGGCGGTCGAGGTGTCACTGTCCGATCTGGACGAGGTCTTCGACGGAGCGCTGGTGTGGGGGATGGAGCTGGATCCCCGCTACCGGGTGCTGGCCGTGACGCTGGAGCCCACGGCCGAGCGCTACCCGTGGGGGGACGCCGACGATCGTCGGGTGCAGCTGCTGGTGCATCCAGTGTCGACCGTCCTGGCCTCGTTCCGCTCGGTCGAGGACGGGCGGCGGCTGCTGCACACGTTCACGGACGCGCAGTTGGTCGACGTGGCCGGCGCGTTCGGCGGGGCGGCGGTGGCGGCGCCGCTGTTCGGGCGGCCCGAGCCGCGGCCGGGGGAGTGGTCGCCGCAGTTCAGCATGGAGGGCCGCTCCAGCGCCGCCGACGGCACCCGCCACACCCTGACGGTCCAGCTCCGCGCCGACGACCTCGAGCTCGACCTGTTCGCCCGCTTCGACGAGGTCGAGGTGAAGGGTCCGGACGGCACGAACCTGGACCTCGACGCCCGGCGCGCGTCGGACTGATCCGCGCGCCGGGTGATCCGACCTGTCGAACGTGGGTCGGCGGACGCGATGCTCTGGCACGATTGGTCCTCCAGGGGCGAGGGGCAAGGTCGTGTCGTGTCGGTGACGGAACGGTTGGAGTCCGCCAGCCGCTTCTGGATCGCCTGGTGGGCACTGGGGATCGTGGCGCTCGTCGGCCTGGTCGTCGTGCCGCTGATCCTCGACGTGTCCGGGGGCGTCAGCGTGCCTCGATTCAACCGCTGGCTCGTCGAGGTCTGGCTGGTGACCGGGCTGGTCGCACTCGTGGTCCGACGGCTGCGCCCCTTCGATCTCTGGAACCGAACGCAGAAGGTCGTGTTCACCGGGCTGGCGGTGGGTGTCCTCGTTGCCCAGCTGTCGCCGATCAGCCTGCCGATCTACCCGTTCAGCGACTGGGCCATGTACACCGAGCCTGCCGCCGAAGTGCCGTATCCGGCGTTCGTCATGCTCGCGGACGGCGCAGAGGTCGGCCATCTGCCGATCGCCGACCTCGTTCCGAACGTGCTCGGCCGCGAGATCATGGACCGGTTCGGCGAGCTGAGTGTTCGCGCGGAGGAGGGGGACACGGGGGCCGAGCAAGCCATCACGAAACTGTTGCACCGACTCCTCGACGCGCACGGAGATCCTGACGTGGACGCCGTCGAGGCGCGCTCGTGTCTTGTCGCGGGAACAGGGATCGCTCGGCACACGGACTGCCGGACGGTCCTGGTGGTGCAGCGATGATCGAGAGCACCGTGGCCGCCCAGCGGCTCGCCGTGGTCCGCATCGTCGTGTTCGGCGTCTGGTTCATCCGACTCGCGACCACACCGGTCGCCAGCTACGCACTGTTGCCATCGGAGGCGGTGCAGCCGGTCGGCATCATGCAGCTGCTGCCTGTGGCGACGCTGCTGAGCTCGCCGGTGGCGCTGGAGTTGCTGAGGGGCGCCGGGCTGGTCTTCACGGCCGCATGCGTTCTGGGCCTTCGGCCGTGGCGTCTCCTCGGCGTGACGGCGTTCCTGCTCGTGCTCTGGCACGACGGAGCGATGAAGGCGACGCAGGCCTACGTGAACCACGGTCAGGCGCTGGCAATGTTCGCGACCCTGATGCTCGCTGTCTCACCGGCGGCTGACGCATTCAGTGTCATGACGAACCGGGTCTCCGCGGCTCGCTCGAAGGCGTATGCCGGCGGCCTCCTGGCGTGCGCCCTGTTCGCCACGACGAGTTACACCTTCGTGGGCCTGCGCCGCATCATCTACGGCGGCTGGAGTGTCTTCACGGACGGCACGATCGAGCGCTGGGTCGAGGCACGTTCGCTGGAGTACGCCGCCTATGACTTCCGCCTGGGTGCGGAGTTGCTCCAGGTGCGTGGCGCAGGTGCGGTGCTGGTTCTCGGCATGCTCCTGGCCACCGTCGCCGAGGCGGGAGCCGTCCTCATCCTGCTGTGGCGACGTCTGCAAATCCCGTGGCTGGTGGCGATCGTCGGCTTCCACGTGTCGACGCTGCTGCTGATGAACATCTTCTTCTG includes:
- a CDS encoding ABC transporter permease; protein product: MELFGDTAAWLAEPVRWSLTDPAGVPFRTMQHLWVSLVAILLAVGLAIPPALFLAHHRRAEAAASAVVNLGRAIPSFGLIVLFWLLATRTGWVGTQFWPLVLALTALAMPPVFTNTYTAVRGVDAATVEAARGMGYTEGQVLRQIELPLASPVMLAGVRIAFLQVIATTAIGAIVTNGGGLGRYVVDGFARGAGARHIVLAGALLLAALTLLADVAFTRLERLLVPSGVRDDTALADVANRAGAAG
- a CDS encoding ABC transporter permease, with translation MSTAVVAQATRPLLEWDWVVRNADWIWAQTLQHLYFTVVAVGFGLLISLGLALVALGYRRTLAPILAFGGVLYTIPSLALFALLVPFTGIGDQVAIIALITYTILILVRNIVAGIEGVPAEVLEAADGMGYRRGRRFLEIELPLALPVIVAGLRIASVTVIGLVTVTALLGRGGLGAFILRGFRTLPPFPSMIVVGTLLSVVLAIVIDVLLLGVERALTPWARRRLPA
- a CDS encoding betaine/proline/choline family ABC transporter ATP-binding protein (Members of the family are the ATP-binding subunit of ABC transporters for substrates such as betaine, L-proline or other amino acids, choline, carnitine, etc. The substrate specificity is best determined from the substrate-binding subunit, rather than this subunit, as it interacts with the permease subunit and not with substrate directly.) — encoded protein: MQQTAPAPAPASPAGGESMIELRQLTKRFPGSDTPAVDGLSLTVPRGEVVVLVGPSGCGKTTTLKMINRIIEPTSGTVLLDGTDTTQRAPHELRRDIGYVIQQIGLFPHKTIGQNVATVPRLLGWDKDRIQARTTELLQRMDLDPALASRYPSELSGGQRQRVGVARALAADPPVLLMDEPYGAVDPLVRTRLQDQLLELQRELGKTIVFVTHDIDEAIKLGDRIAILNVGGVLEQYATPTELLRSPANDFVRSFLGAELALKQLSLLSASDGDLVRGPVVDATASADDARRVATEEGVDWIGVLDGDELRGWLWVDDLDPTRRVGDHDTREFRVVIKGDTSLRGALDAIVTTRNQVAVVTDGPHYLGMLFIEDVARRLAT
- a CDS encoding ABC transporter substrate-binding protein codes for the protein MRTVAARAGRRRRLTRTLAPVAALALLLAACGGDGEDAEETPDAQTGDPAEEEPQGADTEVPEGPEIAVASFNFPESTILAEIYGQAMEDAGYPVGRELDLGARELIFPELSGGNLDFLPEYLGSALVVGFGEEAPTDVDSGVEALRAAFEEDDVTVLEPAPAENANAFVTTAEFAEQNGVSSLADLQGTAITFAGPPECEERDTCLLGLTEGYGLDVEFESIQESAARLAALQAGDVDVILLFSTDPPLADESLVRLEDPDAIVPPENIVPVLRTEVVDAYGDDLVSLIDGISAQLTTEVLIDLNSRAAEGLAPNEIAGEWLQEQGLVG